In Daphnia magna isolate NIES unplaced genomic scaffold, ASM2063170v1.1 Dm_contigs282, whole genome shotgun sequence, one genomic interval encodes:
- the LOC123468089 gene encoding uncharacterized protein LOC123468089, whose product MLNVIKRSIKFVGCGYEIELPIRPEVSVVPNNRSQALSRFFGVERRLAEPAVRDVASNYEKIVQNLISSGTVIAVCQSDLCEPQGKIWYLPHFFVVNPNKPQKIRVVFDAKARFCSTSYNSIMLRGPPSIPSLVGVLLRARQFRVALSADITAFYHRISVASQHQPLQRFVYRRFGSKEPILTYQFTTLIFGAVFSSSAAVYTLQHAASECAAFPQVAAKMPDNFYSDNLIDSFETEDEAIKFSMAVRQSLEAGGFSLTAFASSSPRVLESIPLHQRSASVLDLNVDALPVEYHLGIELDLTTDSYSVRVKTMPQVSTRREMLAAMSLTFDPLGICLPVIAGAKLLFQLTNRLERNARGWDQPLPADLLEKWNVWADGLAKLSFPNVSRCFRPADLPFLGSVSRLIVFADASSVAFGAVAFLRTQLNNKVHVSFVMAKGRSASLRPTTIPRMELQAAVLAVRLSALIKKELRIPIASVEYHTDSQIVLWQLRSDDHGRPSFVRPRREEILAHSALNDWHFVRSSDNPADECTRGVKPKDFGPGCRWITGPSFLMDPSYVAEPFDHRATKPAEKEDDETLTISIGHLDVAPYCCHPRAAAVSKLISHATELSILKREVAQLVRHDPATQAEPTVGELAEALRVCLLVSQSEVFVRECKALLNGTEIP is encoded by the coding sequence ATGTTAAACGTGATCAAGCGGTCAATAAAATTCGTTGGATGTGGCTACGAAATTGAGCTACCCATTCGACCAGAAGTGTCCGTCGTTCCAAACAACCGAAGTCAAGCGCTTTCTCGATTTTTTGGCGTCGAGCGCCGCCTCGCGGAGCCGGCGGTGCGTGACGTGGCATCAAATTATGAAAAGATTGTGCAGAATCTCATTTCGTCCGGCACCGTGATTGCTGTGTGCCAGTCCGACTTATGTGAGCCACAGGGTAAAATCTGGTATCTCCCGCATTTTTTTGTAGTAAACCCCAACAAGCCACAAAAAATTCGTGTAGTGTTTGATGCTAAAGCACGTTTTTGTTCGACCTCGTATAATTCCATCATGTTGCGCGGACCGCCATCTATTCCCAGCTTAGTCGGTGTGCTTCTGCGCGCTCGTCAGTTTCGTGTTGCGCTTTCCGCCGATATCACAGCGTTTTATCATCGCATCAGCGTAGCCAGTCAACACCAGCCTCTGCAGCGTTTCGTTTATCGAAGATTCGGCAGCAAAGAGCCAATACTGACGTATCAATTCACTACCCTAATTTTTGGAGCTGTATTCTCATCATCCGCGGCCGTTTACACGCTACAACATGCAGCCAGCGAATGTGCTGCCTTTCCTCAAGTTGCGGCCAAGATGCCAGACAACTTCTACTCAGACAATCTTATCGACTCCTTCGAAACAGAGGATGAGGCGATTAAATTCAGCATGGCGGTAAGGCAATCCCTCGAAGCTGGTGGATTCAGTTTGACGGCATTTGCTTCGTCTTCTCCGCGAGTGCTCGAAAGCATTCCCTTGCATCAAAGGTCAGCTAGCGTTTTAGACCTCAACGTGGACGCCTTGCCGGTAGAATACCATCTAGGAATCGAGCTAGATCTAACAACAGATTCGTACAGTGTCAGGGTCAAAACGATGCCCCAAGTGTCCACTAGAAGAGAAATGCTAGCTGCCATGTCGCTGACGTTCGACCCGCTTGGGATCTGTCTCCCGGTTATCGCTGGGGCTAAATTACTGTTTCAGCTTACAAACAGATTGGAGAGAAACGCTCGCGGGTGGGACCAGCCTTTGCCAGCAGACCTGCTGGAAAAGTGGAATGTTTGGGCAGATGGGTTGGCCAAGCTATCGTTCCCTAATGTGAGCAGATGTTTCCGCCCCGCCGATTTACCATTTTTGGGCTCTGTATCTCGGCTGATCGTGTTTGCTGACGCGTCATCAGTCGCGTTTGGAGCGGTCGCCTTCCTCCGCACACAATTGAATAACAAGGTCCATGTAAGTTTCGTGATGGCAAAAGGTCGTTCAGCATCATTGAGGCCAACGACAATTCCGCGGATGGAGTTACAGGCGGCTGTACTGGCCGTGCGATTGTCAGcactaataaaaaaagaactccGCATCCCAATTGCTTCTGTTGAATATCACACCGACTCTCAGATCGTTTTATGGCAGCTGCGATCCGATGACCATGGACGTCCGTCATTCGTGCGCCCAAGAAGAGAGGAGATCCTCGCCCACTCGGCACTCAACGACTGGCATTTCGTTCGTAGTAGCGATAACCCGGCCGACGAATGTACTCGCGGTGTCAAACCGAAAGACTTTGGTCCTGGTTGCCGTTGGATTACTGGCCCCTCTTTTCTCATGGATCCGTCCTATGTTGCAGAGCCATTTGACCATCGCGCCACTAAACCTGCTGAAAAGGAAGACGATGAAACACTGACCATCAGCATTGGGCATCTGGATGTCGCGCCATATTGCTGCCACCCGAGGGCAGCCGCCGTATCTAAGCTCATATCCCACGCCACGGAACTAAGCATTCTGAAACGCGAAGTTGCCCAGCTGGTGCGACACGATCCGGCCACGCAAGCGGAGCCGACCGTTGGAGAGCTTGCAGAAGCCCTTCGTGTGTGCTTGCTGGTCTCCCAAAGTGAAGTTTTCGTGCGCGAGTGCAAGGCCCTTCTTAACGGAACCGAAATTCCTTGA
- the LOC123468090 gene encoding uncharacterized protein LOC123468090, with protein sequence MKVDGRLEHAELPARTRHPTIIAPNHPMTRLIIEDCHQKVRHSGVEHTLSILREQYYLPQGRRAIRRALRKCVKCKLLRSLPQAPKMASLPKERLQAFLRVFTNVGLDCFGPFQVVIGRRSVKRYGLLITCLSSRAVHLEVLDSMDADSFIMALRRFISLRGSPAVVYSDNGTNLKAGGKELAEGIKNLNSIRVSGEMADRGIDWRYPPPTGSHYGGIWERLIGSSKAALRAILETRSVNDEVLRTVFAEVASLLNSRPLTHVQTDPNEPEPLTANHFMLGGPHPHREPDREEAFDGLTRRRWKQAQFIVDQFWRRWMREYLPSLIERKKWEKSVRPLLVGDKVLIMDENNKRGEWLMGSIVAVHPSHDGVVRKATVKTANSVLIRPTVKLCYISGQRLE encoded by the coding sequence ATGAAAGTGGACGGAAGGTTGGAGCACGCCGAACTCCCGGCGCGCACTCGTCACCCAACTATAATTGCACCGAACCACCCGATGACCAGGTTAATCATAGAAGATTGTCACCAAAAAGTGCGGCACTCCGGCGTTGAGCACACCTTAAGCATCTTGCGCGAGCAATATTATCTCCCCCAGGGTCGCAGGGCCATCCGTCGGGCATTGAGAAAATGTGTCAAGTGCAAGCTCTTACGTTCCCTGCCCCAAGCACCGAAAATGGCAAGCCTACCAAAAGAACGTCTTCAGGCTTTCCTTCGCGTTTTTACAAATGTCGGCCTCGATTGTTTTGGGCCATTCCAGGTCGTAATCGGAAGGCGATCagttaaaagatatggccttCTTATCACCTGCCTTTCCTCTCGTGCGGTGCACCTGGAGGTCCTCGACTCAATGGATGCTGATTCCTTCATCATGGCCCTTCGCCGGTTCATTTCCCTCCGCGGCAGTCCAGCCGTCGTATATTCGGACAACGGCACGAATCTGAAGGCAGGCGGCAAGGAGCTCGCCGAAGGAATCAAAAACTTAAACTCTATTCGCGTATCAGGAGAAATGGCGGACCGTGGAATTGACTGGCGGTACCCGCCACCAACCGGCTCACACTACGGCGGAATTTGGGAGCGGCTAATTGGCTCCAGCAAGGCAGCATTGCGTGCCATTCTCGAGACCCGCTCAGTTAACGACGAAGTGCTGCGCACCGTGTTTGCCGAAGTTGCGTCGCTCTTAAACAGCCGACCCCTCACCCATGTTCAAACGGACCCGAATGAGCCCGAGCCGCTGACCGCGAATCATTTTATGCTTGGTGGACCGCACCCTCATCGTGAACCCGATCGAGAAGAAGCATTTGACGGACTAACGAGGCGTCGCTGGAAGCAGGCCCAGTTTATCGTCGACCAGTTCTGGCGACGATGGATGAGAGAATATCTTCCCAGTCTCATCGAGCgcaagaaatgggaaaaatcaGTTCGTCCTCTTTTAGTCGGCGACAAGGTCCTAATAATGGACGAGAACAACAAGCGAGGAGAATGGTTAATGGGCTCGATCGTGGCCGTTCACCCGAGCCACGACGGAGTCGTGCGGAAAGCAACAGTCAAAACGGCTAATTCTGTGTTAATCCGACCCACTGTTAAACTCTGTTATATTTCAGGTCAGCGCCTGGAGTAA